In Miscanthus floridulus cultivar M001 chromosome 19, ASM1932011v1, whole genome shotgun sequence, the DNA window ATAATTGATAGAGTTATTAGACCATTGCTTTCGTTTCCTAGTTAAATTTTATGATTCGAAGGGAAAACCAGAGCTAATAAAATCAAATGCCATTGGCTTTCAACATGCATGCAATAAGCCAGTAAGATTAAGGGATGTATAAGCCTAGTTAATTTCTGTTTCATGGGCAATTCGACGCTTCTGTTTAAATTCTCTTTGAAATATCTTCTCTGGTAGATCCTTATTTAGGAGTTAGGAACCCTTAGGCAAAATATTCCCTTTACAATTTGCAGCTCATCAATTCATACAGTTATATATAGGGATGAAAATGGGACGGATATTTCCCGTTATCCGTCCATCCCGAAAGGGTCAAAACCCTATATGATTCCGTATCTGAATCTGAACATTTAATATCCTACCGTATCCGAATCCGAATACTCAAAATTAGATTTCTGATATGTATATGATATAGATATCAATATTGGAATGATCCATATCCAGTTCTGAGATCCGAGAAAAAATATGGGATATGATACGGGATATGGGCCATAATGCAGGATCACTGCTATCCGTCTGTATCCGATCCGGTATCATCCCTAGTTATATATGTGCAGCATGACCCTCTTGATTTAAAAgacattcaaatatatatatcaatATCAATCCAGCTCAAAGATAGAGATAAAGAGAGTTATATATGATATGAACTCTCCTGCAAATCTGCAATACAATCCCAAGCCAATGTGCCCTCCTGCTTTGATCGGAATTCAGAAGTGGTGTCCATGATAGATGCAGATAGAGTTAATATGAAgtaaacaaaagttgtatatatcaTGGTAGACACGCCAGCTGCAGTGTAGGATATGCATGTAATCATCAACGATTCCATAACCAACCAGCTTCTGCGGCCTGCAGTACTGCATCACTGCATATACATTGTACTAGCTAGCTACTAGCAAGCTGTGTGTGTTGATTAACTTGCACGCCACTAAAACGAATCAATAAATAAATCAATTCGATGAGTAGTGTACCAAATAGTATTGTATCTAGATAGGACATTATTATTGTGTACAATTAACACTGCacaaaaatcaaaacaaatcCTTGCATAATAAAATACACATCACACAAACTACGACTAATGGAGTCGAACTGAAAATAATTAAACACGTATATGTGCAAGATCAGGGAACTCCATGAGTATCGTCCCCTATTGTCCCCTCGTTTCCAATTCCATCTCTTGATGGCTAGGTGAGTGCAGGCTTGAAGTATTGTCTCTCTCTTGATGTTGTGCAGTGGTTGGACGATGATTGGATCGAAGGCCAGGGAAAACTGAAAAACCTACGCTATATATACAGTTCCTGAACTGCAGCCTAATTAACCAAGTTCAAGCAAGATGGTCTCGAATCCGTCCTGTCAATGGCCATATGCATCATGCATGCAGGAAACCCTAACGCATGCTGAGTGGCCAAGCGTGTGGCAGCACCACTCACCGGTTGATCTGATCACTGCTGCTGCGAGGACAGCGGGCCGAAGATGTCCAGGAAGCTGGCGGACGGCGAGCCGAGCGTGGCCGCCGCGCCAGGGCTGAGGAAATGATAGTCGCCAACGTGGTGCAGCCACCCGGGGGACACCAGGGGGTGGTGGTGCTCGCCCTTGAGCGCGGCGCCGCGGAGCGGGCTGAGGTCGCGGAACAGTAGCCCCGACGGCGACGCGgaagcggcggccgccgccgatgGAGCcgcggcctgctgctgctgctgctgccgcgtgGCCGTCACGGACACCGACACGGCCGGGCCGGCCGGCCGGTTCAGGGCGCGCGCCTTCACGCgcaccggcggcgccgccctggtggTCTTGCTGCGCGCGCCTTCCGACTCCTCCCCAGCGCCTGCTCCTCCTCCGGAGGTTGACGGCCTGCTGCTCTTCTTGTCGCCGCGGCCGGCGGCTTCGGGGCCGGTGAGCCGCTGCACGAGCGGCAAGAACTCGTGGGCCTCGACGTGGATGACCTTGGGGGACACCATGTAGATGATGACTGGCTTCCGCTCCTGTTGCCCGTGCCTGGCGCCCGGCTTGCCGATCTTGCGCGACGCGGCGTGCACGCCGAGGGCCCGGCCGGTCCCGGCGGCGGCCCCGCCGTGGCGCGTGACGTCGGCGTCGAAGCTCGCGGCGGCCATGGGATGGATCAACGCAAGGAGACGACGGCGACGATCGATGGAAGGATCGGATGGGTTACTATTACTATATAGTATTGGATGATGGAGGCAAGTAGAAGTGGACACGAAAGATTTGAAGGCGACGGGCTAGCTGACGGACAGCAAGAGGCTAAGGCTTTGTACGGGGGGTGGATGGGCAATATATAGCGAAGGACGGCGTCCTGGAGTGGAGCTCTTGGCATTATGTGGCTCTGGTCAACCAGGAAAAATCGAAGGGACAACAGTGCAATGGAAGGTGGCACGTGCCTCCTAGTCCATCCAACGTGCCCATTTCTCGGTAGCCCAAATGTGCCGCATTCTCCGTTGTACTATAACCATAATACCTACTCCTGTATATTCTCATCATCATATCGAACGGTTAACTAGGAACGTGACACTGATGAAGCTGGGGTTGCAAACCAGCGTTGGGGTTGCTCCAACCTCATTCTTCGACGAGCATATGAAAGAATGAAAATGATGGTATGCATCTGAGGGTGTTATTACATTCAACTCAAAGCACTTGGCAATCTATATGGCATACATGGCACTCTTAAAAATAACAAAATGAAATTCTCAATTAGTATATTATTGGCCTTAgaacatctccaagagttttttttttctaaaactcacactctaaatcatcatttagagaTCGTCATTGAATAAAAACCGCTCTCTATATTTTCACCCTCCAACAACTTCTTTGGTTATATCTTGTATTCACTCGAAAGAGCTAGCCTTGCTCTCTATCTTTGGTTAGTGAGAAATCTGAAATAGATGATGGTTATATTTAGAGTTATAATAAAAAAAGTTGTTGGGGGTATTTTTTTACCAAAATTCTATTTCTATcaattaggaaaaatatataaagaGACTCTTGAGGTTGCTCTTAAGTTGTTTATAAGATAACACAATTTATCCTACCGTGTATATGCTAATTTTAATATGAATAATTTTCACAATGTATTGCCCTCACTCTATGAATCATGGTATAAGATACCTAGGATGGGTGCAAAAAATTACtgctccctccatactaaaaaatgaagtcgttttggacaaagGCTTGGGTCAATCATTGGAAATataaaatcatgaataacttttaagttgttgagtttagtaatatgaaaaccatatgaatacatttgtcttgaaaaataccttcataaaatatacatatatcacttttcgataaatatttttataaaaataagaagtcaaagttataCTTTGAAGACCGTGTATCCCAAACGACTTTATTTATTTTTAGTACGGAGGAGAGTACATTCGAATACATGGTCATCTTACCAAATAAGGCCACAATGGATCCTGCCACGCCTACGCAACAACCAGGCACCCTTTTTGACAAAACCACACCTGCTCTTTGGGCCCCACCCCACCAGGGATGCAGGTAAGATCGATGGGCCGACCACTTAAGGATGGGAGAGGAGACTTTGGCAAGAAAACCCCCGTCCGGGCGCCATGAACAACCCAGCCAGTAGCAGAGATAGaataatgcaaatggccaatggCCATCCCCTCGCGCTTTCCTGTCAGCTTCGGCTGAGCGCGCGGGGCGGGCGGGGGAGGCCGCCACGGCCTGTGTTAGTTCACCTCACGCCATTGGCCGGGGCCGCCGCGAAGTCAGCGCCCGCGTACGTGGCGGCGACTATAGCGCGAGAGCCCCGCCCGGCGCCTTGTGCGTGCCTGTGCTCCGCGCGCTTATCGCATTGCCATTGCTGGCGTGGCGGCGAGGCGTACACCTCCGATGACATGGCGTGGACGACGACGGACGGCCGCCGTGACGGCCGGGCGCTTTCTTGGCCCCGttggcttcgctgaaaaaacaagccgaaatactgttccgactaatttATTGCCAGAGAAAAAAACTGTTCTaactgaaaaaacaagttaaagatatggattataagagaaacgagtGGCCGAGTGGGAAGTCGTCGCGTGCGCAGTAACGCCGCACGGCGGCCGCGGGTGGTGGTTCCTCGATCGGTCGTACGGCGACCGTACGTACGCGCCGAGGACACGCCATGTATCTCTGGCGAGAAAAAAAATACATGCCGATTTTAATTACACACAGGCTTTCTTGAACCAGTCAGTATTATCCACCCCGACAGCAATGCATAAATTTCCACCATCCTATGTTTCATTTTCCTGCTCAAATAAAGGTACGTACAACACGTACACAACTTGTAACCAAATTACTCCGAGAAGTACTGCGGCTTCGATCACTCGCTGACATTTATAGTAGTGCAAAATAAAAGTAAAACACAGGCACGTTGAAGCTTGAACAGCGCAGCCTGCGACGACGACGCGCCACTAGTAGCGACCAAAGATTTTAGATTTTACCATGAAGAAACTGCATAGAGAGCATGCATATCAAAGGCCAAAGCCGCTTTTCAGCAGGTTCCACCCTGCTTCGATATGTATGCGGCGCAACAAAAGACCGTGACTACTAACCACCCTGGAAGACCTCGCCGCAACCGCAAGAAGAACACAAAAAAAAGGCATAGACAGGTCATTATTATAGATAGCAGGTAAAAGAAGGTGCAATGCAGCACGCGTTCCTCACGACAagtcacagccgccgccgccggcacatTTCCGTCCTTCTCTCATCCgataccaccgccaccaccactgaTTAATCGACAGCAGCAGAGCAGGCAAGGCGAGTACCTCGTTCCCGGACGCCGCCATCGCTTTCCTCCGAATTGACAATTACCGAGGGGCACCGGGCCACGCGCATGGGGCGTGACTAAGGACGGCAACGGAGATGTACCCGTCGGATATCGTCGGAACGTTCTCTTTCTCGCTACTGAGAATTCATCTCATCCCTGTCCctgttaactgtctcgggtatagataaTTGCCCATCCtcgtacccgtcgggcatcggtcgggtaacagatacccgacgggtactgcatacccgataaacaaggacacttggggtcgcagctctgcaatcggagacatttcttcttcacccgggtataagtgtcggagtcttggAGATGCCgaagagaaggagcgaggttgcgaggaggacgagcaaaggtggcagagagacctaACTGagaaagcgaggggcacgagcgctcgtgaggcaagcGTGCTTGtactgctggcggagatggtgagaaaaaattgaattaaggttcctagaacacataaactatatatatgattgttcagatttgggccaaaatacctatgttgagcttatttgggcctaatactcgcatgacagctcaaatagtcgggttccccaacaggtaacggggacgggtaaacagggaacgttcccgtacccgctatacccgtcggggatggattcttgcccatttaaatGCCCGCGGATAAAGATATGATCTCatcccgtcccctaatggatcaaatacccgtcgggtatcaggTATCGGGGGTCGTTGCCATCTTTAGGCGTGACCTGGTGCCTGACGCCTGACGACGACGACCCGATTCAGAGCGCTGCGCTGCGCTGCTCCGTCGTCTTCCAGGCCGTGGCCGCCCCCGGCGCGCCGCGGAACCGTGCAAGAAATCGGGCACGCGCGTGCGTTGCAAAAGGAGGCGAGGAAGACCGGGTCCGCCGTCGCTGCTGGTGTTAGCGGCGACGACATGCAGGGCAAATGGCTTAGATTAATTTCGATGTGAAGCGACCAATTAAACCTTGAAGGGTTAAAGGAGATACCGTCATGCTCTCAACGGTTTCACAACTTTCTTTCCAAAGTGGGGTCATCTTCAAAAGAGACTGCAGGATCCTGCGTGCCCTGTCTTCAGAAAAGACTATTGAAATTCAAGCCACCATCTCGAGTTTTGATTTGGAAATCTGTAAAGTTGCAATCATCAGCTGCAAGAACAAGTACGGAACTCGATCAGATGGAAGCCGTCCGAGGCTTGCCTTATGCAACACCACGCCAGCATACACTGGATATACTCTGGATACAAAGGCAACACCACGCCAGCATGCACTGTGCAGTGCATACTTCATTCAAAAACCTTTCAGATACAGAAAGCTGGTTACCCCGACAGACGAACTGCAAAACTTGTTAATTCACATACTATTAGTAGCATCAAATTGTTTTCCTCGATCTTATTTTGTATGTTCAAATTACGTAGAGTCCAGTCGTCCTGAAGCGTGGTATACAAATTTCTGTACTGTGAACTATAATCACATATATCAACAAAACGAAccttttaaaaaataataatgatACAATTAAGACGTTCGGACGAACGGACGCCTCACTCTGCTCACTCCTGCAcctaaaaaaaaaatcttatccCTCGCTTCCTTCTCTCGCGCCCTGCCCCACCCCGACGCGTGGCCATGGCTGACTCCCTAGCCAGTGGCGGCACATTCATGCACCCaggcgtcctcctcccccaccctggcggctcctcccccaccccggcaTCCTCCCCCACCCTAGCGAGGTCCATGCAACACGAGCGAGATCCATGGTAGTAGCGCAACGGTATTGTAGGAGAGTTGGCGGCTATCCCCCACCCAGGCACGGCGACCGAGCTCACTACTATACAAAATCTTTTACGTGGCGTTTAGCTTTGGAGCTCTAAGGCGGGCGAGTCAAACCCGCCTCCATTATTCGGTGGTAGGGCATCCAGCCCAGCGCACGCCTCAGTTaatcattaacggaggcgggcaaccTTAACGCCCGCCTCGTTTAATATTGATTAATCTAGGCGGTTGTCCTAAcgcaaccgcctccgttaatatatTGACCGAGACGGGCACCGTAagtcaaccgcctcggttaatcaattaTTTTCGGTGGCGGTCGTTATAAGcgtccgcctccgtaaatcgatttacgAAGGTCGAAGTCTTAAGAtatccgcctcggttaataattgcaacgaaaaataattcataacttttcataTAAACTCGGatgaagataaactttatatcaaaattgtagctcttgacgagttctacaactttgtagttgaaaagtttttataTTAAAACTATTTAGGGTTCCAAAATATTGTTGAAAGTTcacatattttgaaatttaaaatttaaaattatcaaacgatctcaaatgttgacatggtctatacaaAAGTTACAGTTCTCAATAAAATCTAAAactttcaccctgttcgcttgatcgtttctgtagCTTTTAAGTcgactgatgttgttttgttgtgagagaaaaatactatatcatggctgataagcatgtCTGATACGATCAAGTGAACAGGGTGTTTGTAGTTGAAATGTTTTTAATTTGAAGATATTTAGAGTCCTAAATATGTATTCGAaggttatagattttgaaatttaaaattttgaattcctaaacgatctcaaatgttcacatagttaataccaaaATTTTAGTGGTAGACCTGATCTCCATGTTTGATATTGACAAGTTTTTTGTTTAAAGTCACCTAGAGTCTCAAATATGCGTTTAAAATTCACATGTTTTGAGCctcaattttttgaatttttcaaactatCTCCGATGGAGTTACAtcctatacaaaagttgtagtacttgacaagatttggaactttgtagttaaaagttATTTCATTTGTGTTCATTTAGTAGCTAGAATATCCAATATAAGATTACAAAATATTGATATAAAAGAtagcatattatatatatacatgaatGACTGTGTGGTGCAGTGGTAGAGACGCGGTAGTGTTGAGCGtcaggtcgtgggttcgattcTCCAAAGTCACAAGTTTTCTAGGTTTTCTGGAGAACTTTAACGGAGACAGGCATTTTAAGATGTCCGCCTGAGTTAATGGTAGACACCTTAAGATGCCCGCCTCTGTTAATTGATTAACCGAGGCATGTGTTAATCCGCATTCACCATGACCTTTGGACAGAGGCAGTTGCAATGCCCGCTTCCGTTAATAAAAAATGTTCGTCTCGAAAaagatttgtgtagtagtggctccccaccccggcggccatggcgcttcCCACCCCCATCCCCCACCGTCGCCGCCAAGCCAAGCCCGGTGCCGTTAGCACTGGTGATGGTAGTGCTCGCGCGCGCCGCTGGTGCTAGTGCTAGGTGGTGCTCGCGCGCAGTCAGCTCCCACCCCATCGGCCAGAATGAACCAGCCCGAGCCTCTcgtcccctatgttgcaaatgtacatttcaattgtttcagacgtTCTAGAGGTATGTTTCAATAgtttcatatagatgttgcaaaagtagatcaggggatgttgcatattttgcaagtgtttcataggtatgttgcaagcatttgttcaaaCTGCTTCATctgtttttagacgtatgttgtaagctttttgatctggatgttgcatatattttcacacatatgttgcaacagtatgttacAAAATATTTCTTTTGTTTCAGTCttctgttgcagcaagtgttttcatgttgcaagtgcttttatctagatgttgcatatgttttcacacgatatgttgtaagtgtatgttccGAATGTTTCccctgttttagacgtatgttgaaagtgttttatctggatgtcaCATATATTGTAGTGcccatacacatatgttgcaagcctatattgtaaatattttatctatttcagacgtatgttgcagcaaatgttttacgttgcaagtgtttcatctacagGTGCGGCTAGGGGGCGCAGGCAGAGGTGGTCCCTCAAACGCAGCGGTCCTCGCTTGTGCATGAGAAGCGAAGCGGGCGTGCTAGCAGGCGCGGAGCACAAAGCTGTATCTATGGGCGTGGCAACAGGCGTGGAGGACGAAGCTACATCCACACTCAGCTACTCTCTCTCTCCATATTCCAGATTGATGCGACCGGTCAGCACAACATCACGTGCCAGCAGCAGCATGCGGGCAGCAGGAGTGCATGGTAAGGCGTGGCTCATCGCTCCCTCCCCCCCGCAAGCGTGCACGGTCAAATCAGGACCCAGCGGCAGAGGCACAAGGAAGGAGCACGCGTGAGCGCATCAATCTAGCAAACTATAATAGTGGGTTGACCAAAGTGTCCTAAAGGGGGATTGAGTGCTAGTAAGCTTGACCAAAGTGTTCCATGAGCGTAGAGATGCAAACATAGTGAACAATAATTGTGGACTGTTTACTGTGTAGTAGAAGAGTGTTAGAGACCAGAGAACATCTGTTCCTGGAATGAAATTTTATCAAAAGATGCTGGCAGATTCTAGGAATCTCTTAATTAGCAATCAGATTTGTGCAAAGCATGCTAGAacaggttttcaacatgctttcGTCATGGAGATCTTCATAATCGCAGCATCAGAAGTTTGGAAATTGACGAATGGCAAGATTTTTGAATGGTAGGCCTAACATCAGGCTCTGGATTGCTGTGAAGTTCAGGGATCTATCTAGCCATGCACTCATGCTACACTTACACAGGGTCAAGGAAGACATAAGGCC includes these proteins:
- the LOC136529715 gene encoding protein MKS1-like, with the translated sequence MAAASFDADVTRHGGAAAGTGRALGVHAASRKIGKPGARHGQQERKPVIIYMVSPKVIHVEAHEFLPLVQRLTGPEAAGRGDKKSSRPSTSGGGAGAGEESEGARSKTTRAAPPVRVKARALNRPAGPAVSVSVTATRQQQQQQAAAPSAAAAASASPSGLLFRDLSPLRGAALKGEHHHPLVSPGWLHHVGDYHFLSPGAAATLGSPSASFLDIFGPLSSQQQ